The following proteins are encoded in a genomic region of Stigmatopora nigra isolate UIUO_SnigA chromosome 3, RoL_Snig_1.1, whole genome shotgun sequence:
- the LOC144194632 gene encoding leucine-rich repeat and immunoglobulin-like domain-containing nogo receptor-interacting protein 1-B: MTVLVRSRMVSAAEAGGHSYLVACWQPILVLMLGTVLSGSTTGCPSRCDCNGQERSVVCHRKRLATFPEGIPTETKLLDLSQNRLKLLGPEEFINYPQLEELQLNENIISSIESGAFSNLMNLRNLGLRNNQLKLIQLGVFTGLNNLTQLDISENKIVILLDYMFQELYNLRVLEVGDNDLVFISPRSFHGLSNLETLNIEGYKLSSVPTDALSHLHNLLSLRLRYLNITAIRDYSFKRLYRLRVLEISQMPSLGTMTPKCLFGINLTSLAITNCNLTEIPYQSISHLRHLRFLNLSFNPIRTVEGNQLHNLQKLQAFHLAGGRLIAIEPYSFRGLNHLHILNVSSNVLTTLEESVFHSVGNLETLSLHNNPLACDCRLLWVFRRRWRLNFNRQQPICASPVVVQGKEFKDFPDVLPSDYFICQKSKIVDNKVQESHVDEGTTVSFICQAEGEPAPVIMWLSPKKEYITTKTVGSRLSVFEDGRLEVRYAQIQDNGTYLCIASNAAGNDTKVAHLFVHSYSPNWPHQPNKTFAFISNQPSDEGSNVTRTTIEFPFDVKTLIIATTMGFISFLGVVLFCLVILFLWSRGKDSTKSRVEVEYVPRKEETEESSPADTPIQFNMKIM; this comes from the exons ATGACAGTCCTG GTTCGCAGTAGGATGGTCTCTGCTGCTGAAGCAGGGGGGCACAGCTACTTAGTGGCGTGCTGGCAACCCATCCTAGTCCTGATGCTGGGCACTGTACTCTCTGGCTCAACCACCGGATGTCCCTCTCGATGTGACTGCAATGGCCAAGAGCGTTCTGTCGTGTGTCATCGAAAACGATTGGCTACTTTCCCTGAAGGGATCCCCACTGAAACAAAGCTCCTGGATTTGAGTCAGAATCGACTAAAACTTCTTGGGCCAGAGGAATTCATTAACTACCCACAGCTGGAGGAACTCCAGCTGAATGAAAACATCATTTCCTCCATTGAATCCGGGGCATTTAGCAACCTCATGAATCTACGGAATCTCGGGTTACGAAACAACCAGCTGAAGCTCATTCAGCTTGGGGTTTTTACAGGCCTCAACAATCTCACACAGCTGGATATTAGCGAGAACAAAATTGTCATTCTGCTGGACTACATGTTCCAGGAACTCTACAACTTGAGGGTATTGGAAGTCGGTGACAATGACCTTGTTTTCATCTCACCACGATCGTTTCATGGCCTCAGCAATCTTGAAACCCTCAACATTGAGGGTTACAAACTGTCTTCAGTGCCCACTGATGCCCTGAGCCATCTGCACAACCTGCTGTCACTACGATTACGGTATCTGAACATCACTGCCATTAGGGATTACTCATTTAAGCGGCTATATAGGCTACGAGTTCTTGAAATATCACAGATGCCTTCACTGGGTACAATGACACCCAAATGCTTGTTTGGAATCAACCTAACATCTTTAGCAATCACAAATTGTAATCTTACTGAAATCCCTTACCAATCTATCAGTCACCTGAGACATTTGCGCTTTCTAAATCTGTCGTTCAATCCGATTCGTACAGTTGAGGGCAACCAACTTCACAATCTACAAAAACTTCAGGCCTTTCATTTGGCTGGTGGCAGATTAATTGCCATTGAGCCTTACTCTTTCCGTGGTCTGAATCATCTGCACATTCTCAATGTTTCTAGCAATGTATTGACCACTCTGGAGGAATCTGTCTTCCACTCAGTGGGTAATTTGGAAACCCTGTCTTTGCATAATAACCCTTTGGCCTGCGACTGTCGCTTGCTTTGGGTTTTCCGCCGGCGGTGGAGATTAAACTTTAATAGACAGCAGCCCATCTGCGCATCACCTGTTGTAGTGCAAGGAAAAGAATTCAAGGACTTTCCAGATGTCCTGCCTTCTGATTATTTCATCTGCCAAAAGTCAAAGATTGTGGATAACAAAGTTCAAGAAAGCCACGTGGATGAAGGAACTACAGTCAGTTTCATTTGCCAAGCTGAGGGTGAGCCTGCCCCTGTCATTATGTggctttcccccaaaaaagaatacattaccACCAAAACTGTGGGGTCAAGACTTTCTGTGTTCGAGGATGGTAGACTAGAGGTTCGTTATGCCCAAATCCAAGATAACGGGACCTATTTGTGCATTGCAAGCAATGCGGCAGGCAACGACACTAAAGTTGCTCATCTTTTTGTACATAGCTACTCTCCTAATTGGCCTCATCAACCAAACAAGACATTTGCTTTTATCTCCAACCAACCCAGTGATGAAGGTTCAAATGTGACCCGGACCACAATTGAATTTCCATTTGATGTAAAGACATTAATCATTGCGACCACAATGGGGTTCATCTCATTCCTGGGTGTTGTACTCTTCTGTCTTGTAATTCTGTTCCTCTGGAGCAGAGGGAAAGACAGCACAAAATCAAGAGTAGAGGTTGAGTATGTGCCCCGCAAAGAAGAAACAGAAGAATCTAGTCCAGCTGACACACCCATACAATTCAATATGAAGATCATGTAA